One part of the Andrena cerasifolii isolate SP2316 chromosome 4, iyAndCera1_principal, whole genome shotgun sequence genome encodes these proteins:
- the Nvd gene encoding cholesterol 7-desaturase nvd isoform X2 yields MWPPLGKTSPFSDKGTVRILDAYCPHLGANMAEGGRVKGDCLECPFHGWQFRGSDGQCNHIPYTDKVPHIARTKTWKSCEANEIIFVWYHAEGLEPAWQPQTVSHVSDRTWRYQGRNEFLINCHVQEVAENGADTAHLSAVHGPAIFSSIAYPLSRIARHSWINDGWTPHHSYSEDKNSDNDESKKEDAKNFSHRAYTTLRHTLVLFEKLELLRLDVHVQQIGPGYVELLMETYLGPICIFQTVTPMEPLLQKVTHLVYSPPLIGPYASVMFFAECLMFERDVAIWNRKKFEKQPLLVKEDRSILAYRRWYSQFYSQHSPSYHSAMKSLQW; encoded by the exons ATGTGGCCGCCCTTGGGCAAAACTTCGCCGTTTTCAG ATAAAGGGACGGTGAGGATTTTAGACGCTTACTGCCCCCATCTTGGGGCGAACATGGCAGAGGGTGGTCGAGTGAAAGGCGACTGTTTGGAATGCCCCTTTCACGGTTGGCAATTCCGGGGCTCCGATGGCCAGTGCAATCACATTCCATACACCGATAAAG TGCCGCATATCGCGAGGACGAAGACATGGAAGAGTTGCGAGGCGAACGAGATTATTTTCGTGTGGTACCACGCAGAAGGATTGGAGCCAGCCTGGCAGCCGCAAACGGTCAGCCATGTCTCGGACCGAACATGGCGTTACCAAGGCCGAAATGAATTTCTTATCAACTGCCACGTACAG GAAGTGGCCGAGAATGGCGCCGATACGGCTCATCTCAGCGCGGTTCATGGCCCAGCGATATTCTCGAGTATCGCTTACCCGTTGTCTCGCATCGCTCGGCATTCGTGGATAAACGATGGCTGGACACCGCACCACTCGTATTCAGAAGATAAAAACTCCGACAACGATGAATCGAAAAAGGAGGACGCCAAGAATTTCAGCCACAGAGCGTACACGACGCTCAGACACACCTTGGTTCTGTTCGAGAAGCTCGAACTCCTGCGGCTGGACGTGCACGTCCAACAAATCGGCCCTGGATACGTTGAATTACTAATGGAGACCTATTTAGGGCCTATATGTATCTTTCAAACGGTCACGCCGATGGAACCCCTCTTACAAAag GTGACTCATTTAGTCTATTCCCCGCCGTTGATTGGTCCGTACGCCAGTGTAATGTTCTTCGCGGAATGTTTAATGTTCGAAAGGGACGTGGCAATTTGGAATCGAAAGAAATTCGAGAAGCAACCACTCCTCGTCAAAGAAGACAGAAGCATTCTCGCCTATCGCAGGTGGTACTCCCAATTTTATTCGCAGCACAGCCCCAGTTATCATTCGGCCATGAAATCCTTGCAATGGTAG
- the Nvd gene encoding cholesterol 7-desaturase nvd isoform X1, with protein MSGWWSLGGAFLLLFGILLAAYLYKINWIKDLRIEGSGKRVLANHLESKKRKLGKLPPVYPNGWFALLESSQLKRGQVKHVAALGQNFAVFRTDKGTVRILDAYCPHLGANMAEGGRVKGDCLECPFHGWQFRGSDGQCNHIPYTDKVPHIARTKTWKSCEANEIIFVWYHAEGLEPAWQPQTVSHVSDRTWRYQGRNEFLINCHVQEVAENGADTAHLSAVHGPAIFSSIAYPLSRIARHSWINDGWTPHHSYSEDKNSDNDESKKEDAKNFSHRAYTTLRHTLVLFEKLELLRLDVHVQQIGPGYVELLMETYLGPICIFQTVTPMEPLLQKVTHLVYSPPLIGPYASVMFFAECLMFERDVAIWNRKKFEKQPLLVKEDRSILAYRRWYSQFYSQHSPSYHSAMKSLQW; from the exons ATGTCTGGATGGTGGAGCCTCGGTGGTGCTTTTCTTCTGCTTTTTGGTATCCTCCTTGCTGCCTATTTGTACAAGATCAACTGGATCAAG GATCTGAGAATAGAGGGGAGCGGCAAGAGGGTCCTAGCGAATCATTTAGAATCGAAGAAACGGAAATTGGGGAAGCTCCCGCCTGTTTATCCGAACGGATGGTTCGCCCTGTTGGAGAGCTCGCAGCTGAAGAGGGGCCAAGTGAAGCATGTGGCCGCCCTTGGGCAAAACTTCGCCGTTTTCAG AACAGATAAAGGGACGGTGAGGATTTTAGACGCTTACTGCCCCCATCTTGGGGCGAACATGGCAGAGGGTGGTCGAGTGAAAGGCGACTGTTTGGAATGCCCCTTTCACGGTTGGCAATTCCGGGGCTCCGATGGCCAGTGCAATCACATTCCATACACCGATAAAG TGCCGCATATCGCGAGGACGAAGACATGGAAGAGTTGCGAGGCGAACGAGATTATTTTCGTGTGGTACCACGCAGAAGGATTGGAGCCAGCCTGGCAGCCGCAAACGGTCAGCCATGTCTCGGACCGAACATGGCGTTACCAAGGCCGAAATGAATTTCTTATCAACTGCCACGTACAG GAAGTGGCCGAGAATGGCGCCGATACGGCTCATCTCAGCGCGGTTCATGGCCCAGCGATATTCTCGAGTATCGCTTACCCGTTGTCTCGCATCGCTCGGCATTCGTGGATAAACGATGGCTGGACACCGCACCACTCGTATTCAGAAGATAAAAACTCCGACAACGATGAATCGAAAAAGGAGGACGCCAAGAATTTCAGCCACAGAGCGTACACGACGCTCAGACACACCTTGGTTCTGTTCGAGAAGCTCGAACTCCTGCGGCTGGACGTGCACGTCCAACAAATCGGCCCTGGATACGTTGAATTACTAATGGAGACCTATTTAGGGCCTATATGTATCTTTCAAACGGTCACGCCGATGGAACCCCTCTTACAAAag GTGACTCATTTAGTCTATTCCCCGCCGTTGATTGGTCCGTACGCCAGTGTAATGTTCTTCGCGGAATGTTTAATGTTCGAAAGGGACGTGGCAATTTGGAATCGAAAGAAATTCGAGAAGCAACCACTCCTCGTCAAAGAAGACAGAAGCATTCTCGCCTATCGCAGGTGGTACTCCCAATTTTATTCGCAGCACAGCCCCAGTTATCATTCGGCCATGAAATCCTTGCAATGGTAG
- the LOC143368468 gene encoding uncharacterized protein LOC143368468, whose product MSFVGAYLRCPFNESHRIIEGRLQKHLFKCRRNYPKNYKVVCPFDASHMLDPYEYEHHLSVCTTSGNMMCYTTSFESEKEVGTIPIEEACSLQTNTLDNEDWFGNTPTYNPLVATANKPIVRTAIGLSKAKKKEFKQRERDRLSALENSQDKNNSKQQSIVYKEPEFASPLRPPKKAAKALSCTGGTDNVSISDLISKLKEVTVKNPDGCSALEKNTSQGKEEEENILKEDTSTSANQHNASNTTGHNVSNVRENLTETAGNESRKVRHLNPRSAATLRGEVKKISTGRGFTIAYQYLKAEVSRNQTLENDSKDFGIIYGYNEDEENCDPQNKLE is encoded by the exons ATGAGTTTCGTCGGGGCTTATCTACGCTGCCCCTTTAACGAGTCGCATCGGATCATAGAAGGCAGACTTCAGAAACATTTATTCAAGTGTCGCAGGAACTACCCGAAGAACTACAAAGTTGTTTGCCCCTTCGACGCCAGTCATATGTTAGACCCGTACGAGTATGAA CATCATCTTTCAGTATGCACAACAAGTGGAAACATGATGTGTTACACCACTTCGTTTGAATCAGAGAAAGAAGTGGGAACAATTCCTATAGAGGAAGCATGCAGCCTGCAAACTAATACCCTTGATAACGAAGACTGGTTTGGA aaTACCCCGACATACAATCCATTGGTTGCAACGGCGAACAAACCGATAGTAAGAACAGCGATAGGTTTGTCGAAAGCCAAGAAGAAGGAGTTCAAGCAACGCGAAAGGGACAGGTTATCTGCTCTCGAGAATAGCCAggataaaaataatagtaaacaACAAAGCATTGTGTACAAAGAACCA GAATTTGCGTCACCATTAAGACCACCTAAGAAAGCTGCTAAAGCGTTGTCTTGCACTGGAGGAACGGACAATGTGTCCATCAGTGACCTGATTTCCAAATTAAAAGAAGTTACCGTGAAGAACCCCGATGGTTGTTCCGCGCTTGAGAAAAATACTTCTCAGggcaaagaagaagaagaaaacattCTTAAGGAAGACACAAGCACTTCCGCAAACCAGCACAATGCTTCAAACACAACAGGGCACAACGTATCCAACGTTCGTGAAAATTTGACTGAAACAGCGGGAAATGAATCTCGGAAAGTTCGCCATTTAAATCCAAGATCGGCGGCCACTCTTCGCGGAGAAGTGAAGAAGATTAGTACTGGAAGAGGATTCACTATCGCTTATCAGTATCTAAAGGCCGAGGTGTCAAGGAACCAGACGCTGGAGAACGATTCAAAGGATTTCGGTATTATCTATGGTTACAACGAAGATGAAGAGAACTGTGATCCGCAAAACAAGCTAGAGTag
- the Prosalpha3 gene encoding proteasome alpha3 subunit: MARRYDTRTTIFSPEGRLYQVEYAMEAISHAGTCLGILATDGILLAAERRNTNKLLDEVFFSEKIYRLNDDIICSVAGITSDANVLTNELRLIAQRYLLQYGEPIPCEQLVSWLCDVKQAYTQYGGKRPFGVSILYMGWDKHYGYQLYQSDPSGNYGGWKATCIGNNFAAAVSSLKQEYKDGETTLNDAKELAIKVLSKTLDMNKLSAEKVEMATLTRENGKTKTKILPANEIDALIAEHDRLEALAEQAKKEKQKL, translated from the exons ATG GCACGCAGGTACGATACCCGCACGACGATCTTTTCGCCGGAGGGTCGCCTCTACCAAGTGGAATACGCGATGGAAGCCATAAGCCACGCGGGTACTTGCCTCGGCATCTTAGCGACCGATGGCATTCTGCTCGCGGCGGAAAGACGCAACACAAACAAACTCCTGGACGAAGTATTCTTCTCCGAAAAGATTTATAGGCTGAACGATGATATCATATGCTCTGTCGCTGGCATCACTTCTGATGCTAACGTGTTGACAAACGAGCTGCGCTTGATCGCGCAACGTTATCTGCTACAATACGGAGAACCGATTCCTTGCGAGCAACTTGTCTCTTGGCTCTGCGACGTGAAACAAGCGTATACGCAATACGGTGGAAAGAGACCTTTTGGAGTTTCGATTCTGTATATGGGGTGGGATAAACATTACGGTTACCAGCTATACCAATCGGATCCGAGTGGAAACTACGGCGGATGGAAGGCGACGTGTATTGGAAATAATTTCGCCGCTGCGGTGTCTTCGTTGAAACAGGAATATAAAGATGGAGAGACAACACTGAACGACGCTAAGGAACTGGCTATAAAAGTGCTTTCTAAAACATTAGATATGAATAAACTATCTGCAGAGAAAG TGGAAATGGCTACTCTGACCAGAGAGAACGGCAAAACCAAGACAAAAATCCTTCCTGCGAATGAAATAGATGCCTTAATTGCGGAACACGATCGTTTAGAAGCCCTTGCCGAACAagctaaaaaagaaaaacaaaaattatag